The genomic region TATGTTAGAGTCTACAGGGAATTCAACACAGTgagttcccaacgagtcacacccaatcgtgtcacagtgtgactcgttgaaAACTCATCGGGATATTTTCACAGTTATCACATTGTTACTGTAAGTGGGAGCCGATGGAAAAATATCTAAGATTCCCAACGAGTGTGATTCACACTGTGACACGAttgggtgtgactcgttgggaactcACCATTGTGGGTGGGTAGACTTTAAAAATCTTACTTCTGGAGCTGACTTTTAGTAGGTAAATCTGAAATTTTTGAAATGCCCGATTGTGGTGCGTTTTGTGGTTTTTCTTAACAATTACTTACAGTTTTTTCTAAAGTTTAAGTAAAAAATACGTAGTTCCCTACCTCCTTTTTTAGAAATcggtctataataatatttaagaggaCGTAGGTATCATTCATCCAAGAGAATGCCGAATGAAAAACAGAAATGGACAAAAAGGGACCGTCTGATATCAACATACAtactgttaatattttttacctataataagtaaaatattatattaatttatttctacattggcttaggtatgtacctacctgtagtctttttatcgataaaacttaattttttataatcgATAAAATAGTTTAACTAAAATCTTCATGTTGCGTAggtttttattttgtagtggTATTATGACCTAAATTATTCTTCTTGTTCTATGGCatagcggtcgtggtcatcacaaAGCGAAGTCTTTGAGGGCATACCTatgcctcacgagcattcgcttATCAAAAATTAATCGCCcattaaaaattattcaaagcAGGTTTTTGTTTCCAAGATGGTTACATAGTTCATACCAAAGCAAACTAAATACTATGTGCTCAGGTAAACTCTTTGTTGCGGTGAAAGCAGGAAGTTATGTTAGTTATGCAAGTGTGGCGTCGACGTAATTACGATCCGAGGTTCTATTGTCAAGCCATGGAGCGATTTTATTGTTCTTATTTTATTTCCTAGGACACTATAGGTAATAAAACTTAGGTTACCTATTACTTAGGTAATGTAATATTTAACCTTTCCTAGGTTAGGTATCTTTAATAGTGGGAtcattacttaaaaaaatagaaaacattTTGGTGTCccgatttttttatagtttaaaataataattacatggAAAAACATAAAACAATAGTTACTAAGAATATCTTACTTATTTCAGAAAAAAATCTCTACGTTTTGAGCAGAGTCAGacgcaaaaattaaaaaatagagaattattatcataatcaaGGAATCTACTCCTTTCTATCATTATATCTATTATCTAAATCTCACCCTATTGCGCCGGGTTGTTCTTCTAAGCTATTGCGATACGTCTGTATTTCAACTATTCATACTTTCCAACCTACTAATTAAAGAAAACTTCAAATAGTAAGTTATAGATAGGCTGTAGACCGTATAGGCAGTAGGCTATTTAATGCCTCAACCCACATAGCATTTAATAAACGCAAAAGGAAAGCTTTTAAAATGTCATGATTACAAAACCGATTGCAAGACTGATGATACGTTCGTAagcttttatattttacatcaTTCGCACAACAAGATATCGATCTTACGATTCGAATTGCATATTATcgatcatttttcattttagtcACGCCCTATCCTATACATTTTATGTGATGGAGCATTTTTCTGaatctttttgttttattttataaataaaacttatttttatgcctGGAAAATAACGTAGGTAATTATCATTGAAGTGCTTTAAAACtttaagaaatatttaaaacaataaaatccaaaaaattggttcCTAAATTGTTTGTTAACCGTTGCACGGGGGCGTTTTCTGTAGGAAGGTAGACCATCCTTTTATGGGAAGAAGTCGAGGGTGATGAATTTGTAATTCTTACCACATTATGGGGATTATGTtgaataaataatcataaaatatgcgttacataatattttttttggtataataattcaatgatCCTCagtaaagaaaattatttattagcaaaGTAATATACGGAACGTGGAACGGAGCGTCCGAACTTGAATAGCCAATCACCATCTCGAATGGCGAACGTCAACGTCGTTTGTCAATGTCAACATTATATGATGGAACTTGCACAAGTCGGATAAAAACACGTCAGTATTTTGCTGGTTTATTTGCAAGAGAAATAGTAAAATAATCTCATATAACTAAAATCTCATAGTACGAGATATAAGGAATATTAAATACGTTATAGCGTGTTAGTATAAATCAAGTTTCGTGTGATTTTGGCCATTTATATTAGTGCTAAGAGTTTCGTGTGTGAATTCGCAATTTATCAATTAAAGTTCGCAAACCGGTAACATTTAAGCTTAGTTTGTTACTTTTCAGGTTATTCTCAACATGGGATTCGATAAACAGGTTAAACTAAATATAGTTACATGGTTTATTACACTGTCTTCCGCTTTTTGCTCTGTACAACCGCCTTCTATCAACCCTGCCATATTGAATGCAGCTACCACTATCGGAGAGTGTCAGTCTTGTAAAATATTCGTCGAATCCTTCAAAAAAGGATTAGAAAGAACTGCTAGAGGGAAATATGAAGGTGGCGATGCAGCGTGGGAGGAGGAAAAgcttaaaaaaacttataaacgCAGTGAAATTCGATTAGTAGACATACAAGAAGGCATATGTAAAGAGGAGACTAAATACGACATACAATGCCACCATGTCGCTAATAAAGCAGAGGAATACATAGAGGAATGGTGGGCTCAAGACCCAGATGAGTCTGATGACTTGTACTCATATATTTGTATAGAGAAACTAAGGTTTTGCTGTCCTAAGAACCATTTTGGAAAGGACTGCAACCCTTGTTTGGGGGATCACACGAATTTATGTAGTGGTAATGGAAAATGTAGAGGAGATGGTACTAGGAAAGGGAATGGTACTTGTTTATGTGATGTTGGGTACACAGGGGAGAATTGTGACCAATGCTCTACTGGGTACTTCTTGTCTTATAAAGATGACAATAAAATGCTGTGTTCCGAGTGCCACAAAGGTTGTTTAGGAGGTTGTAGAGGTGGCAGTCAAAAAGACTGTGCAGCGTGTAAACCTGGCTTTATATTTGACTCAAAAGATGGATGCTTAGACATAAATGAGTGTGATGACGAAAAGAGATGTAAGGAGGACCAGTTTTGCCTGAATTCGCTCGGTTCGTATACTTGTATGAACTGTGACAAAGCATGCAAAGGCTGCCATGGTGCTGGGCCAGATATGTGTAGAAAATGTGCAAAAGGATACTCTATGAAAGGAGAGTTTTGTATTCTTGATCGAGAGGGTGAGGATAATTCTGAAATAATGACCACTACAAGGTAATTGTCTTAgtttgtttaataatttttcagtttttgtgtgatattgttaagttttgtttttttatttaacctgTACTCAAACTTTTTTCCAGAGATGATGAGCTGTAAAGCTTCAGTGTGGTGTTTAGGTAACTCAATAATATATTGATTTTGGTGGTGGACATTTAATAGCTTGATTTAATAGATTAAAACACcttttataaattcaaaattaataatgtatactaatatactaatattattataaaaaggtaaagtttgtaagtggtaatctctggaactacttaactgattttgaaaattctttcaccagtacaAAACTATGTTCCCTCTCAGATCCCTACCAAAATTGTAATGGGCTacctgtgcgaagccggggtggtgATTAATATATTGATTTTATGAATGAAATGAGTAATAGATTTTGCCAAACATATTTCAGTAATTATTCTAacacataataattttgaataattttttttttattacaaaatacctacatatcactgtattattttatttacttatagagAGTAGTAATAGCATAACTAAATTGTCTGGTCTAATCTAGACTCAATTTAATTAAGAGATTATGTACAACAGATAGTGTATAAACCAACTTCTAGGATATTTAATAGATTattaataactatttttttaggtttaatAGATTATTAATGACTATATTTTTTTAGGTACTTCACATACATTGGTTTGCTCATAGCAACAGGCATTTTGCTTCCCAAGTCTACATCCCTCGGAAGCATAGTTGGTTTCATGGTGATGTCATACATCATGGGTGCAGAGTATTACTGCATGATAAACGGACATACAGGGCTAGTGAATCTAACTAACTATGATTTATTCCAGCTACTTCGTACATAAGTGTGAATGGGTTAAAATGAGTGTTTATTCAATTGTACACAATTCACAGACCTAACTcaatttaaatgtataaaagtactatgtagtgctatccttttctgctgGGAACATTGTGAAAAGGACTAGAAATTGTAACACTGACATGACCAGCAAAAgagatttatttatatctttatCTATCTTCAATACATATTATGAGTTTCAAACCTTagggattataaacaaaatgttacacacattttaccactttggaagtatctctcgcgcaaactattccgttttcggaaaaaagtggctgtgacatacggatggacagacagctTGTGTATTGATACTAGGAAGTCTAAAATttcattaagtatattaatttattacttatgtaAAACACCTGAAATTtcttcattaatatattgtatgtagtatgtaaaatcaagtgtgaattaaacaattttaataaaagttctatcCATAACTTCTAGTAGCATTTCCTCAAACTAGGTAATTATTACAtaagtactttatttttctaaaaactgacttttattttaagaaatattattatctgaAAGATATTTAACTTGTTCAATGTAATTGATTAAAAGATAAAGGTTTCTAAAAAAAGTTGTAATAGCATTTAATGGTAGgcttatttgttttaattacaatttaattatttattatttatgtatttagttgtaagaaattataataatttagttatGTAAGAATTTGTGATTCGACTGTTtaaatttgtatatttttgtttttttgcaAATTGTAATTTATTGTGTTGTAATTTTGTACAGTTGTGTTTTTGTAAGAATAATGTTTGAGACAAAGTCATTGAAATAAATGTATGcaccattttcatttttatttctgtCTGTATCTACCTAGTGTAATTTTCTTGTGTTATCAGGTAAACGCTTCAGAACAAATGGCATTAgtaaatagaattattctgtTTTGTAACATTGTAGTATTTACACGGTTATATAATAGTCTACTGGTTATAGTCTCCTggttaagtcaaagtcaaagtcgaaAACGTTGAAGTTCGTTTCTGGGGAACCTCTGTCATTGATAAGGCTATCTCGTCCTCAAATGACTGTTTCCGACCGTTATACGTTAATACAACAATCTGTGgtcaataataatcaatatcTACGAATGCTAAACTCTCCATAATTTTTTACGATGTTCTTCAATAGTCATTCGTGGATTTACAGGCGTGTGCATGAAATCGTTCATGTCAGGCATTATGTCACGACCATGACACGGTTTCACGTCAGACTTAAGTTAGAAGAttatggatttttaaaactcgtATGCATGAGTTCCAGTGCAAGTCGCGCGCCTTCTTTAAGCCTTCCCGCAAGTACCAACAACAACTATTCAAAGCAAATATAAGATTAAACTCAACTGGACGAACCATCCAATTCCttttgcaaataaattatcttatcttatcttatctttttttcacgcacatgcaaactgtggaatcaacttccatcggtggtgttcccactagaatATACAATTGacttattcaaggggcggaccaacaaattcctgaaagtccGGTAACGCATCAGCGGTTtcactgcaaatgttcatgggcggcggtgatcacttaacatcaggtgacctgcctgctcgtttgctcgctatttttttatttaaaaaaaaaccacgcgATGCGCGAATACCTACATAGATGTCGAAAATGCATAAACAATTAATATTGTAGatggttttttgtttttgtccTAGTTTTTATGCAGCAGCGCCAAGCTTAGTTAAACAGCAATATGTAAGGTGTAAAAAAACGTGTCAATAATCATAAAAATCGCTTTGAGTCTGTAACTTAAAAACTAGCTTAAAATGATTGTATGTGGTTTGAAAATAACTGTAGCATTTTAGACCTTATGAGTAAGACTATAAGGTTTTGTACCTTGTAATATGTGCTCATTGTATGTAGGTCTACCTGTCATTCACCCACACGATTGCGTAAtaggtgtgtttgtttgtcacgTTATGTAAATTTAGTGGTATTGGGAGTTGGGTCTTTAGTCTTTATATCGCCCCAGCAAATCTGTTCTCTACCACCTACATCTAAAAGCAAGATATCGGTTAGATATAGTtacaataagtaaatattatactcATATGGTATGGATTTTGTCCAAAAAAGCTTTAAAGTTCAACGACAGCTGATGCTGTAGTTAAATACCTAAGATTGAATAACTTTGTAAAGTATCCAACCTTCTgctaattaattagtaattagatacctatattatagttCTAAGGTGTGCGCAACGCCTGAAAAAGGTTTGGGAACCAAATTTCTACTTGTAGTATGTTCATAGAGACGAgctaattaataggtataggGCGCTCTTGCGTACATATAGaagtaaaaagtgtaaattaaaaattttcaacacccccgacaaatcattttcaaataaataattatgtatatctaggcaacgtccatcttgacagcttgacatttgtcaattgacacttgaatattatgaacctaagggttatctaaccttcttttctacaagaaaactagaaaatagctgataacttt from Maniola jurtina chromosome 4, ilManJurt1.1, whole genome shotgun sequence harbors:
- the LOC123864948 gene encoding cysteine-rich with EGF-like domain protein 2 isoform X1, which produces MGFDKQVKLNIVTWFITLSSAFCSVQPPSINPAILNAATTIGECQSCKIFVESFKKGLERTARGKYEGGDAAWEEEKLKKTYKRSEIRLVDIQEGICKEETKYDIQCHHVANKAEEYIEEWWAQDPDESDDLYSYICIEKLRFCCPKNHFGKDCNPCLGDHTNLCSGNGKCRGDGTRKGNGTCLCDVGYTGENCDQCSTGYFLSYKDDNKMLCSECHKGCLGGCRGGSQKDCAACKPGFIFDSKDGCLDINECDDEKRCKEDQFCLNSLGSYTCMNCDKACKGCHGAGPDMCRKCAKGYSMKGEFCILDREGEDNSEIMTTTRYFTYIGLLIATGILLPKSTSLGSIVGFMVMSYIMGAEYYCMINGHTGLVNLTNYDLFQLLRT
- the LOC123864948 gene encoding cysteine-rich with EGF-like domain protein 2 isoform X2, with the protein product MGFDKQVKLNIVTWFITLSSAFCSVQPPSINPAILNAATTIGECQSCKIFVESFKKGLERTARGKYEGGDAAWEEEKLKKTYKRSEIRLVDIQEGICKEETKYDIQCHHVANKAEEYIEEWWAQDPDESDDLYSYICIEKLRFCCPKNHFGKDCNPCLGDHTNLCSGNGKCRGDGTRKGNGTCLCDVGYTGENCDQCSTGYFLSYKDDNKMLCSECHKGCLGGCRGGSQKDCAACKPGFIFDSKDGCLDINECDDEKRCKEDQFCLNSLGSYTCMNCDKACKGCHGAGPDMCRKCAKGYSMKGEFCILDREGEDNSEIMTTTRDDEL